The stretch of DNA GTCATGCGAACTGAGTAAGGATAATTCTGTTTCTTCAATTCACATTACAAGGAATTCAGGTATGATTCGACTTTTTCCCTTCATATTCAGCGGCCTACTAAGGACTTTGGTCAGAAAGTTGGGTGCTCCTCAAAGGATACGCTTATCGGCTTATCCTAAATTTGCAATACGTGGTCTCTCTCAAGATGCCAGTTTTGTATCAGGGGAAAACTCGTGGTTAGCTTGATTGATAGTGTGTCTGCTTTCTTATAGGATAAAGAATGCTGGAATGAAGTGAATGTACACACTCCTTGATATTTAACAATTATATTACATATGGCGATTGTGTATTCATCTTTAACAAAAGTTATCAGCAAATCTTAAGGCGCCAAAATATTTGCTTTATGGCGATTGTTGAACTTTTCTTGCACCGAAAAATctccaaaataaattttaagcTTTGTTGTTCGAAACAATCGAAAGTGCACGAATGAGGTTATAGAATAGTGTACTGAGTATGAGTATCGTTCCTACAGAGATTGTATAcgcaattattattttcataaattaaaatgttaatcaaatgtaaattattattaatgtgAATTTATCTATTAAAGACATataattcgataaaataataaaatcaagtcaataaaaatcttaaaattaagTGAGAATGAATTTGTTGAGAATCTCACTTCACTTATTATTTCAAATACTTAATCAAGACTATTACTCATGTTTTTGACAAGATTTCATAATTTATCAACACATTTTCTCAAGCTATGTTAAACTATTTCAACATAACAATTAAacgtttttaattatttattagagGTGATTGCATGCGTGATTTATGCAAACTATTCTTTCGAACTCAATGTCAATATAGGATATCATAAAAGTTAGCTACACTTTAgtgatttaaataaaaacaataatataattaaacatAAAGCGAAAGTCgataatcaaattaaataaaacattatctcgagataggatccccttaaatcccaaaaaatatataaattagcTAGTAAACATCATCATGAAAATCacaaaacaatagttaaacaatgGTTCTTAAACTAGAAATACTAAAAGAAATGAAGGAGAAAGAAAGGTTACGAGAAAATCTCGAGTTCTTTGTTTGCCTCCTCAATTTCGGGAGTTTTTTCTCCACTTCCTTGCCTTGTGGCAGCTGAAAAATTCCAAGTCTCTTCCTCCCCTCTCGTGTGTTAAAGGTATTTAACCCTACCTCCAAAAATCTATCCGAAGAAGGAAAGAACTCGTCCACCAAAAAGGTTCCATGTTGAGTCGTGCTGGGACGGTCAAGAATACTGCCCTACCGTGACATGTTATGTCCGTGCTCTTGCAAAATCCCTCGAGCGCGTTGGGGCAGTCAAGAATTATGTCCCAGCGTGACATGTTCTGTctcattattatatttttcctCCTGGTGCATGGGTAGACCAAAATTACCGTCGTAGCGCGAgcttcactgcctcaacttttaAATTGCTTATTTCTCGTGCTGGGGGTCTAGAATTACCGTCCTGGCGTGCCTTGCACCGTCCAGCTTCTTCAAATCTCCGAGATTTTCATCTTCTCCGGTAATTTTTCTTAGAAGTCAATAAATCTAGGTGAGCCGTGATCAAATGCAACATTTAACGGCCAAATGAAGGAAATGTGGACTCAACACACCCATACTAACGCAAACATAAACTAAAAACAATGCACTAAAACACGTAAATACAACCCCTATCAGGCCACGCTCGGTGGGCCTTGAAGAGAGAATGCCACAAattgaatcaaatcttttatgGTGGGCACCCCTTAGGATGTATACTTTGTTCGGTCCTGGATGGTGCAAGAACCAGGATGAGGAAACTACGCAACTTGGGGGGTGGGGACATTGGTTGTAGTTTTCATATTGGTCGAGGGAAGGAACTAACCACATGTAAGTGGGCAAAATAATTCTCTAGGATGGGTGGCCATGTTCCAAGTGGAAGAGTGTATACTAACTACTACAGGAGAATATTATCAGAGTCTCGCTTACAAGCACTGCCTGGGACCCTGTTGTGATCAGGTATTGAAATATCACATATCCAGTGTTAAACCACTAAACCGGTATCCTCTTATCTCGGATATGATTGAAACCCGGTCTTCCTTTACGAGATATCCTTCCGAATTTGAgctttgttttaaaaaaatttggaaaaaaatcgAATGTGTTTGGATGTCCTGTGCTCATATTTTACTATTAATGTACAATATGCAGGATCTGCTGTGTTTCTTGTTTTCAGATTTAAGTCAGCCGTCAATATATACAACTGAGGTTACTTCTAGGTAAGCAAATTTGCAGTCTTATTCGCCTAGGCTTATTATTCTCAGAAATAATTGATTTGGTTGCTTACATGGATAACATCAGGCACGCATTAGTTGCGAGACTGAGTCGTTTCATTTTGTCACTTGGAGATCTGGTCCATTGTTTACGTCCCTCCTGATGGTTGCTCCTCAAAAAATGTTGCCTGGGGGTGTCGAAAACGGGGGGAGGTGGAGTGACAAAGCAAACCTCAATATGATAATTGATGTAAGCAAAGGGGTTTATGCACAACTTTGTAAAAATATGACGGGATGTGGAGCAagagttttattgaattcatacTCGTTTTTTACTATATGGTATGAACTATGAGCTCCATCACATTTGCGTTGTACATGATGACTGATTACAATTGCTTTGTAACATGGTGTAAGATATGCATATTTCCATTCGTTGCAAGAAACAACTTAGCGAGTATGTTTGTTGTCAAGAGTGCTGCGCAATATGCATGAGAATATTCACTGCTAACGAAGTCAAGAGATGGCGGGATGGTAGTTCACAAAGATGTGCCAGCAGTCGGGATCGCTAATTGTCGGGATATTTTGAGGAAGTTCACTGATGAGAGCAAATAAACTAGAGAAGTTGGTCCATAATTGAAAAATTAAGAGCAATGAACTAGAGAGGCGGAAAATTATCGCCCTTTATGGTTGCTATgactatgtttttttttatctctTTTTTAACTCATGatatttaacattaaaaaaacTGAACAAGGCTTTAATCATGTAAAATTCTGATTCTTTTATGTCCTTTGATTTCAGACTtctcaagtttttttttttgtttttgaaaaaccgaGTCAAATATCTCTCACCCTTAATTGTCCCGTCCAAAATATACAAAGTTCACCCGTCGACTATCTGGGTACACTTGATACGAACTGAGAAAAACTTCTAAATAATATAATTCAAGAGTGAACGACGTATTCAATTCATGTGAGAAAAGAATTCCATACAACACAAGCTATATTGGTTTTCTGTACACATTAGTAAGGCTGCTCTGCAAGTCATTCAGAAAAAATAAACAGCAAGTTTTTAACTGGTAAAGACAGTTTGAGAAGCGGATCGACGAAATGGAAGGCGTTTGTCAGGTACCTCATCTTCAGCTCGTTTGTCTTCGAACCATTTCACCACACGTTTCCGAGGCAGATTTGTCAAAAACACAATGCTGCTAATCATCGAATTCTGCATAGCAAGCAAAAAGGTCAATCAATACTTTATCACAAAGAACTACAATGCAAACATGACATATTGGCTTCGATTATTTATCTGGAGTTGGTATCAGAGTTGGTTTATATTACGGAAGATGCATAAAAACTTCCGTGAGTGTCCCGCACGATATGTGTGGTTCCCCTATATTCCACACCTAGAGGTCTCAGTGTAACATAGGCTAAACCTTAAACATGACTCAACAAACATTTGATATTCACAGAAATGCTCCCATATAATCCACTCCACCACCACCCCTAACTCCTCCTCTAACCCCTTGTATTTCAAACATGATAGTATATAATTAACACATGAATTCAGTAAATGTAAAATCACAGCATCAATGCACTGGGTTATTTCACTCACAGTTGGGCGCTTTGTTCGTCCATAGACTAGCTCAAGAGTTTCTATTTGCACTTTCTTCAGTCTTTTTCGGGCAGACCAGTTGTTTCGCATCTCATGAACTGGTAATTTCACCTCAGCTTTAGGCTTTGTAGTTTGTGGTGTCGGCTTCGAGGGAACAGTTTCCTCGATTTTCTCCTCAAGTTCCATGCTTGTTGAAACAGGTTTATCAGGCAAAGCTGCACTCAGCATTACGAGATTTGAAGGAGGGTCACGAAGTAATTTAAGAACAACGGCTCTATCAAGACAGAGATCAGCAGCAAGATTTTTTATCTGCAATCGAAGTCATAAAATATGGTAAAACGATCAAAATTCCCATCCCAGATTTCTGTACTAAATAAATGATGAAGTTGCATGTGGCAAAGCCTACTGGAAGTTTGTTCTAGGATAACTGGTATAAGAAAAGCTAAAAATATCCACATACTCAGAAAATCATAGTGCAAAAAGTACATATCCGTATCCATAGATTCAGCAAAGAAAAGTGGACTGCAGTCAAAATGCGAGAACAAAACCTCCTAAACTACCCATACTAGCATAGAAAATGGCTTTCTTTTCTAGTAAGAAGAGCGACTAAAAGGGAGAGTCCTTTGCTTCCACAAGCTCTCCAGCTATATAGATCACACTTAcctaataaataatatatttagaaaaacaaaagaagaaCCATTCTATAATGTTTACAATAACATACTAAGAACCAAGGACATGATACAATGTGAGCAAGACTTGGACTTACACTAGTCTTCCGCCGACCATTTTTAAGAGCATAGGCCAATCTCCTGGATTGCCAATTCTTGAGCTTTATCGGGCTTTCCTCCTCTTCATCCTTCGCCTCATCATCATCCAGATTATCAGATTCTTCTTTGTCGTCTTCATTATGGTTGTCTCCATCGCCGATGGAGACTAATGCCTCAAGAAGCTCATCGTCCTCCAGAGCCTCGGCTAGTTCGTGCTCGAGTTTTGCAAGTTCTTCCTCACTTAAGAAGTCATCGTCGCCATCTTCACCAATTAAACCATCGTTTTTCAAATCTTCTTCCAGCTGACTAAATAGTGCATCGAAAGCGTCTTCATCTATTTCATCATCTCCTTCCAGATTTCTCTCTCTCAAAGTTTCCTGCATACAGCACAAAGTTTTAAAATCACAGCAACCAGATTCCAATACTTATCCATACAAAGTAAACAAAACCACACAACAATTTCACACTATAACCCACTTTCCCCCTTCAACGTTCTCTgattttttctcaaaataatGCACAAAACGTATCTCAGTACCTTGTGTATTTCCTTAACAGGGGCGGGAGGGTTGGCGTTGTTTCTCCGGCGTCTAGACAAACTAACGACGGCGGTATGTGAAGGAGGAGACTGATTGAATCGGATGCTTTTAGGATGGCCTGAAAAGACAGACTTTTTACGCGAACCACTACCCGGGATTGCAATGGATATCCCAAGAGTTGTGGCCGCCATTTGCTTCTGTGTGCCACGGGCGTAACCAGAGAGGGCGATGACAAGGTCtgggaatttaaaatttaaaaaaaaacacgataaatgaataaaatattaaaattatattattttataaattaaaataaaatgtgattttaatttatattcattATCCTCACATTTGATAAGTGGCTATTTTCCTATAATTTATGAGTTACCAGTTTAAATTTACTTTGGGTGATCCAAGCAAGCTAAATAAaagaaacaatttttttattgttgtgCTTTGAAAGTGATGAATTACTCCGTAGGATAAATCTTGAAAGAGAACGTGGAATCATAGTGCAATACACATTCTATATTATAATTTGGTAGATGGTATGTTGAATCCACAATATATGAATTTGACGCGAAATCTTAAcgagtaaaatatattattaccGAAAATATTTGattgtaattattttattttgtatatttgttattttgttgacttgttcctttgttttgttgAAATGCTATTTATTAAGATTAttatt from Primulina tabacum isolate GXHZ01 chromosome 3, ASM2559414v2, whole genome shotgun sequence encodes:
- the LOC142539747 gene encoding protein OVEREXPRESSOR OF CATIONIC PEROXIDASE 3 translates to MAATTLGISIAIPGSGSRKKSVFSGHPKSIRFNQSPPSHTAVVSLSRRRRNNANPPAPVKEIHKETLRERNLEGDDEIDEDAFDALFSQLEEDLKNDGLIGEDGDDDFLSEEELAKLEHELAEALEDDELLEALVSIGDGDNHNEDDKEESDNLDDDEAKDEEEESPIKLKNWQSRRLAYALKNGRRKTSIKNLAADLCLDRAVVLKLLRDPPSNLVMLSAALPDKPVSTSMELEEKIEETVPSKPTPQTTKPKAEVKLPVHEMRNNWSARKRLKKVQIETLELVYGRTKRPTNSMISSIVFLTNLPRKRVVKWFEDKRAEDEVPDKRLPFRRSASQTVFTS